A stretch of the Methylocystis iwaonis genome encodes the following:
- a CDS encoding efflux RND transporter permease subunit, which translates to MIERIVEISLRRRLIVMLVTIIVCGYGLYSWTRLNVEAYPEIGDVTVIVSSKATGLAAEEVEQQITIPLERALASTPGLFTIRSTSTFALSLVTMVFKDGVEDYWARQRVLERIAQVSLPSNIQPVLGPLTGPTGEILRYTLESDVKNLEELSEIQRWMVVPALNQVPGVASVANFGGLTRQFQLEIDPVGLERYGLGLGDITSAIVANSASAGGSRITRGEQSYVIRSIGLIRNKEDLGNIVIAEHGGVPVLTRDVGVPRYSHQEREGMLGKDHNPDAIQGVVQMLKGENASQVLKALHARVDELNAQLAAQGVAIIPYMDRNELVEATVSKVGHTVVEGVVLVIVVLIAFLGSPRSAIVVALTIPVSLLIAFIFMNFTRLPANLLSLGSIDFGIIVDGAIIVTEAILRLREHNPGRELEVVDVQFVVGQIIKPIFFATIIIIVSYVPLLGLERVEARLFSPVAYTIVYALFGALLYTLMLVPSLGYLALRRPSKPFHNVVLARMEESYRKALHFCLETPRAVYMATAVAIGGFVVAGATIGRDFLPNLDEGSLWLQVQLPSGISFEKANEMASDLRRAVLEFPEVSYSITQIGRNDDRTDPWTMSHIEAPIGLKPYDQWPAGETKEKLVRRLTQRLAELPGMEISVSQPIIDNVNELVSGAHSALVVKVFGEDLKETRRIANGIVEVLRQVPGTTQSSIVQEPPIPQIAFLIDRAAAARYGINVSDVSNLIQVGVGGASIGQIYVNDRTYDVTVRYPPQSRNSPESLSELFVKTTSNAQIPLSQIAKISLQNGESAISHEKTRRVLTVRVDYADRDLSSYLAEAQKKMVEVVRHDPASVSVVWSGKFENAQRAQSRLTTIVGIVLVLMLLILYFAFGKLRNAALILGIVPLAALGGLLALHETGETLNVATGVGFLALFGVAVQNGVIMVSHLNRLTAVHVSSVRTRRIGATANDDVTGDELSALRDGVLDGAVDRFRSVLLTSTVPAVGMLPAALATGVGSDVQRGLGTVIVGGLLVATLLTLFILPTLYFVIERFMETRVSAAAARESA; encoded by the coding sequence ATGATTGAGCGTATCGTCGAAATCTCCCTCCGGCGCCGCCTGATCGTCATGCTCGTCACGATCATCGTCTGCGGCTACGGACTCTATTCCTGGACGCGGCTGAACGTCGAAGCCTATCCGGAGATCGGTGACGTCACGGTCATCGTCTCATCCAAGGCCACAGGTCTTGCGGCGGAGGAAGTCGAGCAGCAGATCACCATTCCGCTGGAGCGCGCGCTGGCGAGCACGCCGGGCCTCTTCACCATCCGCTCGACCAGCACCTTCGCCCTGTCGCTCGTCACGATGGTGTTCAAGGACGGCGTCGAGGATTACTGGGCGCGCCAGCGCGTTCTGGAACGCATCGCCCAGGTCTCGCTTCCGTCCAATATCCAGCCCGTCCTTGGGCCATTAACCGGACCCACCGGCGAAATCCTGCGTTACACGCTCGAGTCGGACGTCAAGAATCTCGAAGAACTGTCCGAAATTCAGCGCTGGATGGTCGTGCCCGCGCTCAATCAGGTGCCGGGTGTCGCGAGCGTCGCCAATTTCGGCGGCCTCACCCGCCAGTTCCAGCTCGAAATTGATCCGGTCGGGTTAGAGCGCTACGGCCTTGGTCTTGGCGACATCACCAGCGCCATTGTTGCGAATAGCGCCAGCGCCGGCGGCAGCCGCATTACCCGCGGCGAGCAGTCCTATGTCATCCGCAGCATCGGCCTCATTCGCAACAAGGAGGATCTCGGCAACATCGTCATCGCTGAGCATGGCGGCGTTCCCGTTCTGACGCGCGACGTGGGCGTTCCGCGCTACAGCCACCAGGAACGCGAGGGGATGCTCGGGAAGGACCACAACCCCGACGCGATCCAGGGCGTCGTGCAAATGCTGAAGGGCGAAAACGCCTCCCAGGTGCTGAAAGCGCTCCACGCCCGTGTGGACGAGCTTAACGCGCAACTCGCGGCGCAAGGCGTCGCGATCATTCCCTACATGGACCGCAACGAGCTTGTGGAGGCCACGGTTTCAAAGGTTGGGCACACGGTGGTCGAGGGCGTTGTCCTCGTCATCGTCGTGTTGATCGCCTTCCTCGGCAGCCCACGTAGCGCAATCGTCGTTGCCCTGACGATCCCCGTCTCGCTTTTGATCGCCTTCATCTTCATGAATTTCACGCGGCTTCCGGCCAATCTGCTGTCGCTCGGCTCTATCGATTTCGGCATCATCGTCGACGGCGCCATCATCGTGACGGAAGCCATCCTGCGGCTGCGGGAACACAATCCCGGCCGCGAACTTGAAGTTGTCGACGTGCAATTCGTCGTCGGGCAGATCATCAAGCCCATCTTCTTCGCCACGATCATCATCATCGTGTCTTACGTGCCGCTTCTCGGCCTAGAGCGCGTCGAGGCGCGGCTCTTTTCGCCTGTGGCCTATACGATCGTCTATGCGCTGTTCGGCGCGCTTCTCTACACGCTGATGCTGGTTCCGAGCCTCGGCTATCTCGCCCTGCGCAGGCCCTCGAAGCCCTTTCACAACGTCGTGCTAGCGCGAATGGAGGAGAGCTACCGTAAGGCGCTGCATTTTTGTCTGGAGACGCCGCGCGCGGTCTATATGGCCACGGCCGTCGCCATCGGCGGTTTCGTCGTGGCCGGAGCGACCATCGGCCGCGACTTTCTGCCCAATCTCGACGAGGGTTCGCTCTGGTTGCAGGTGCAATTGCCGAGCGGCATCTCCTTCGAGAAGGCGAATGAAATGGCGAGTGACTTGCGCCGCGCCGTTCTCGAGTTTCCCGAGGTGTCCTATTCGATCACGCAGATCGGCCGCAACGACGACCGCACCGATCCCTGGACCATGAGCCACATCGAGGCGCCGATCGGGTTGAAGCCTTACGACCAGTGGCCGGCGGGAGAAACGAAGGAAAAACTTGTCCGGCGCCTGACCCAACGGCTCGCCGAACTGCCGGGCATGGAGATAAGCGTCAGCCAGCCGATCATCGACAATGTCAACGAACTGGTGAGCGGCGCGCACAGCGCGCTCGTCGTCAAAGTCTTCGGCGAGGATCTGAAGGAGACGCGCCGCATCGCCAACGGGATTGTCGAGGTGTTGCGACAGGTTCCCGGAACGACGCAGTCGTCGATCGTGCAGGAGCCACCGATTCCGCAGATCGCCTTTCTCATAGACCGCGCCGCCGCCGCCCGTTATGGCATCAACGTCTCCGACGTCTCAAACCTGATCCAGGTCGGCGTGGGCGGCGCTTCCATCGGCCAAATATACGTCAACGACCGCACCTACGACGTGACGGTGCGCTACCCGCCGCAGTCGCGCAACAGCCCCGAGTCGCTAAGCGAACTTTTCGTCAAGACAACGAGCAACGCGCAAATCCCGCTGTCGCAGATCGCGAAGATTTCCTTGCAGAACGGCGAGAGCGCGATTTCTCATGAGAAGACGCGTCGCGTTCTCACAGTGCGTGTCGACTATGCCGATCGTGACCTCTCGTCCTATCTGGCGGAGGCGCAGAAGAAGATGGTCGAAGTCGTTCGCCACGATCCCGCTTCCGTCAGCGTTGTCTGGAGCGGCAAGTTCGAGAATGCGCAAAGGGCTCAGTCTCGCCTGACGACGATCGTCGGCATCGTGCTCGTGCTCATGTTGCTCATCCTCTATTTCGCCTTTGGAAAGCTCCGCAATGCGGCGCTCATTCTCGGCATCGTCCCGCTCGCAGCGCTCGGCGGCCTGCTGGCCCTGCACGAAACGGGCGAAACGCTGAATGTGGCCACGGGTGTCGGCTTTCTTGCCCTCTTTGGCGTTGCCGTGCAAAACGGCGTCATCATGGTGTCGCATCTCAACCGCCTCACAGCCGTCCATGTCTCCTCCGTCCGGACGCGCCGCATCGGCGCCACGGCGAACGATGACGTCACTGGTGACGAGCTTTCAGCGCTGCGCGACGGCGTCCTCGACGGTGCAGTCGATCGGTTCAGATCGGTGCTGCTCACATCAACCGTCCCCGCCGTCGGCATGCTCCCGGCGGCGCTTGCGACGGGCGTCGGCAGCGACGTCCAGCGCGGCCTCGGCACGGTCATCGTTGGCGGTCTCTTGGTCGCAACGCTGCTGACGCTCTTCATTCTCCCGACGCTTTATTTCGTGATTGAGCGTTTCATGGAGACGCGAGTTTCCGCCGCCGCCGCGCGGGAAAGCGCGTGA
- a CDS encoding efflux transporter outer membrane subunit produces the protein MTRDCVRSRRFSATVRRASLLASACLALSSCAVGPDFAPPPAPAAPGFTPERAASPGEGQRFAQGQDIPAQWWTLFRSKPLDALVKESLQNNPSLQAAEAAVRVAYYNAEAQKGGFFPQVFLNANDSNNLQSNNRSLDSINQTVFNQSFPTPANLATGAAVPNIPQSTPNANYGLFLKQLTVSFTPDVWGGNARAVESLVAQTAQQNWQLEAAHLALTTNVVVAAIQEAAIRGQIEATRTIITILHETLEILNRQYTFGSIAKADVIAQEAALAQAEQTLPPLEKQLAIQRNLLTALAGRLSFEGAGETFELARFTLPSTVPVSLPSQLVAQRPDIMAAEANLHAASAAVGVAAANRLPNITLSANVGASAFKVAQLFAPGTGLYTAAANLSQPIFDGMTLLNKQKAAEAALEQTDAQYRSTVINAFQNVADALRSLQSDAKAVSTARKAEDAAKRSLDIVRMQLRYGQVSQIAVLNAQRTFLLASLSRVQAEATRLSDTAALFMALGGGWWNR, from the coding sequence ATGACACGCGACTGCGTCAGATCACGTCGATTTTCGGCGACTGTGCGCCGAGCGAGCCTGCTCGCCTCAGCTTGCCTCGCTCTATCCTCCTGCGCGGTCGGCCCGGACTTCGCGCCGCCACCAGCGCCGGCAGCGCCCGGCTTCACGCCCGAGCGCGCGGCGTCACCCGGCGAGGGGCAACGTTTCGCGCAGGGCCAGGACATCCCCGCACAATGGTGGACGCTCTTTCGCTCCAAGCCGCTCGACGCGCTGGTGAAGGAGTCGCTACAAAACAATCCCTCGCTACAGGCCGCCGAGGCGGCCGTGCGCGTCGCTTATTACAATGCCGAGGCGCAAAAAGGCGGCTTCTTCCCGCAGGTGTTTCTCAACGCCAATGACAGCAACAATCTCCAGTCGAATAACCGCTCTCTAGACTCCATCAATCAGACGGTCTTCAATCAGTCCTTTCCAACGCCGGCAAATCTCGCAACTGGCGCGGCCGTGCCCAACATTCCGCAGAGTACGCCGAACGCAAACTACGGCCTGTTCCTGAAGCAACTGACCGTCAGCTTCACGCCCGACGTCTGGGGTGGAAACGCGCGCGCCGTCGAGTCCCTCGTGGCGCAGACCGCGCAGCAGAACTGGCAGCTGGAGGCCGCCCATCTCGCGCTGACGACCAACGTCGTCGTGGCGGCCATTCAGGAAGCAGCAATCCGGGGTCAGATCGAGGCGACACGCACGATCATCACGATTCTGCATGAAACGCTTGAAATCCTGAACCGGCAATATACCTTCGGGTCGATCGCAAAGGCGGACGTGATCGCCCAGGAGGCGGCGCTCGCGCAGGCCGAGCAGACGCTCCCGCCGCTTGAGAAGCAGCTCGCCATCCAGCGAAACCTTCTGACCGCACTTGCCGGCCGCCTGTCGTTCGAGGGGGCCGGCGAGACATTCGAGCTCGCACGTTTCACGCTGCCATCAACTGTTCCCGTGAGCCTGCCGTCACAGCTCGTCGCGCAGCGCCCCGACATCATGGCGGCTGAGGCGAACCTCCATGCTGCCTCGGCGGCGGTTGGCGTCGCCGCCGCCAACCGCCTGCCGAACATCACTCTCTCCGCGAATGTGGGGGCGAGCGCCTTCAAGGTTGCACAATTGTTTGCCCCCGGCACGGGTCTCTACACGGCGGCGGCGAATCTCTCGCAGCCGATCTTCGACGGCATGACGCTGCTCAACAAGCAGAAGGCCGCAGAGGCCGCGTTGGAGCAAACCGACGCGCAATATCGCAGCACGGTCATCAACGCATTCCAGAATGTCGCAGACGCATTGCGCTCGCTGCAATCCGACGCAAAGGCCGTCTCGACCGCGCGCAAGGCAGAAGACGCCGCAAAACGAAGCCTCGACATCGTTCGCATGCAGCTCAGATATGGTCAGGTTTCGCAGATCGCTGTGCTCAACGCCCAGCGCACGTTTCTGCTGGCCTCGCTCTCTCGTGTCCAGGCAGAGGCGACAAGATTGTCCGACACTGCGGCGCTCTTCATGGCGCTCGGCGGCGGCTGGTGGAATCGTTAA
- a CDS encoding ADP-ribosylglycohydrolase family protein — protein MLNLRPNGAAGEYQKWEGISPFVTSSVLWALYSFLRSPDDYWETILTAIAVSGDVDATAAMAGAIAGARLGPAAIPAQLTPHIHDRATWKASDTAWAMICGGKRWRL, from the coding sequence TTGCTCAACCTACGTCCCAATGGCGCCGCTGGCGAGTATCAGAAATGGGAGGGCATCTCACCGTTCGTCACGTCAAGCGTCCTCTGGGCGCTCTATAGCTTTCTGCGGTCGCCGGACGATTACTGGGAGACGATCTTGACGGCGATTGCCGTCAGCGGCGACGTTGACGCCACAGCCGCCATGGCGGGCGCGATCGCCGGTGCTCGGCTCGGGCCGGCAGCAATTCCAGCGCAACTCACGCCTCACATCCACGATCGAGCAACTTGGAAGGCCTCCGATACGGCGTGGGCGATGATTTGCGGCGGGAAGCGGTGGCGCTTGTAG
- a CDS encoding TolC family protein, with amino-acid sequence MLAKKSVPIARQQVKAAEEALRLTQQNLLAGTGLLIDVLQAQYAADQARLRNATALVQYNQAQINLLGAIGLLCVENIEPRLFELAGNHLGRKIDAQHSCRRSTPEPSR; translated from the coding sequence ATGCTTGCCAAGAAGTCCGTGCCTATCGCTCGGCAGCAGGTAAAGGCGGCCGAAGAGGCGCTGCGACTGACGCAGCAAAATCTCCTGGCTGGCACAGGCCTTTTGATCGACGTGCTTCAGGCCCAATACGCAGCCGACCAAGCGCGCCTCAGAAACGCAACGGCGTTGGTCCAGTACAATCAGGCGCAGATCAATTTGCTTGGTGCGATCGGGCTTCTTTGCGTGGAGAACATAGAGCCTCGGCTCTTCGAACTCGCGGGCAATCATCTTGGCCGCAAAATCGATGCCCAGCATTCTTGCAGGAGGTCGACGCCAGAGCCGTCGCGGTGA
- a CDS encoding sulfurtransferase/chromate resistance protein, with amino-acid sequence MSSINSISPDKLARLIGVAHCPALIDVRGDQDFRTDPRFLPGALRRHGESVADWAAEFAGQAVIVIDRTGRHASEGVAAWLRQAGATSADILTGGHEAWAKANGPLIQAAKLPQRDALGRTIWVTRSRPKVDRIACPWLIRRFVDPNAVFLFVAPAEVTAVAERFGGAAFDMEGVFWSHRGERCTFDTMIEEWGLAIEPLQRLAVIVRGADTARLGLAPEAAGLLAASLGLSRMYADDLEQLEAGMALYDAFYRWCRDATDEPHTWPATKSGRAP; translated from the coding sequence ATGTCGTCAATCAACTCGATCTCCCCCGACAAGCTCGCGCGTCTCATCGGAGTCGCACATTGTCCCGCGCTCATCGACGTGCGCGGGGATCAGGACTTCAGGACCGACCCCCGCTTCCTTCCGGGCGCGTTACGTCGCCATGGGGAATCCGTCGCAGACTGGGCCGCCGAATTCGCGGGGCAAGCAGTCATCGTCATTGATCGAACGGGCCGGCACGCCAGCGAAGGCGTCGCCGCCTGGCTACGCCAGGCCGGCGCCACGTCCGCCGATATCCTGACTGGCGGGCATGAGGCGTGGGCCAAGGCCAACGGCCCGCTCATCCAAGCGGCTAAGCTGCCTCAGCGGGACGCTCTCGGGCGAACGATCTGGGTTACGCGCTCGCGTCCGAAAGTCGATCGCATTGCCTGCCCTTGGCTTATCCGCCGTTTCGTCGACCCTAACGCCGTCTTTCTGTTTGTCGCGCCGGCCGAGGTGACGGCAGTAGCGGAGCGTTTCGGGGGCGCGGCCTTCGATATGGAGGGCGTGTTTTGGAGTCATAGGGGCGAGCGTTGCACGTTCGACACCATGATCGAGGAATGGGGCTTGGCGATAGAGCCGCTGCAAAGGTTAGCCGTCATCGTGCGCGGCGCGGATACGGCCCGTCTTGGTCTCGCCCCAGAGGCGGCAGGGCTGCTGGCGGCGTCGCTTGGCCTCTCCCGCATGTACGCGGATGATCTCGAGCAGCTCGAAGCCGGTATGGCCCTTTACGACGCTTTTTATCGTTGGTGCAGAGACGCGACCGATGAACCCCACACTTGGCCGGCGACCAAGTCAGGGAGAGCTCCGTGA
- the chrA gene encoding chromate efflux transporter, translating to MNLHIQTVASQHGVSLGEAFRVWARVALLSFGGPAGQIAVMHRIIVEEKKWVAESRFLHALNYCMLLPGPEGQQLATYIGWLMHRTLGGLIAGGFFILPGVVSIMALSIVYALWGNVGIVAGLFFGLKAAVLAVVAEAVIRIGRRGLKTLQMRLLAAASFVGIFFFAVPFPLIILAAALIGYIEAARGNPAFVAAGHGSAHEDGESLLGDATPSHAMPSKKRALRISAIWLALWLVPVAAIVFVSGAKSVFSQIAVFFSKMAVVTFGGAYAVLAYVAQQAVESYRWLTPAEMLNGLGMAETTPGPLIMVLQFVGFMAAFRAPGDLPPLLAGALGGLLATWVTFAPCFLWIFLGASYIERVRANKALSGALAAITAAVVGVILNLAIWFAIHTVFRRTVALNGYGLSFEAPVLGSVDSWSFALSVGAAIAIFRFRIGMLQTLASCCLGGMGLYLAGAI from the coding sequence GTGAATCTGCATATCCAAACCGTTGCGAGCCAACATGGCGTTTCGCTAGGTGAAGCCTTCCGCGTTTGGGCGCGCGTCGCTTTGCTGAGCTTCGGCGGACCTGCGGGCCAGATTGCGGTGATGCACCGGATCATCGTCGAGGAAAAGAAATGGGTGGCGGAAAGCCGCTTCCTGCACGCGCTCAACTATTGCATGCTGTTGCCTGGTCCCGAGGGTCAGCAGCTCGCCACCTACATCGGCTGGCTCATGCACCGGACCCTCGGCGGGCTGATCGCCGGCGGGTTTTTCATTCTTCCTGGCGTCGTCTCGATCATGGCGCTCAGCATCGTCTACGCGCTTTGGGGGAATGTCGGGATTGTTGCGGGGCTGTTCTTCGGGTTGAAGGCTGCGGTGCTCGCCGTCGTCGCCGAAGCGGTTATTCGGATCGGCAGGCGCGGCCTCAAAACCTTGCAGATGCGACTTCTGGCCGCCGCTTCATTCGTTGGCATTTTCTTCTTTGCCGTGCCGTTCCCGCTCATCATCCTCGCCGCCGCGCTGATCGGCTATATCGAAGCGGCGCGTGGAAATCCTGCTTTCGTTGCCGCTGGGCATGGCTCGGCGCATGAGGATGGCGAAAGCCTTCTGGGCGACGCCACGCCCTCTCACGCGATGCCATCCAAGAAGCGCGCGCTGCGCATAAGCGCAATTTGGCTGGCGCTTTGGCTCGTTCCTGTCGCGGCGATCGTATTCGTCAGCGGCGCTAAAAGCGTCTTTTCGCAAATCGCAGTGTTCTTCAGCAAAATGGCTGTGGTGACTTTTGGCGGCGCTTACGCAGTCCTCGCCTACGTCGCCCAGCAGGCTGTCGAAAGCTATCGCTGGCTGACGCCTGCGGAGATGCTCAACGGGCTTGGCATGGCGGAAACGACGCCCGGACCGCTCATAATGGTGTTGCAGTTCGTTGGCTTCATGGCGGCGTTTCGCGCGCCGGGCGATTTACCTCCATTGCTCGCCGGCGCACTCGGCGGCTTGCTCGCCACTTGGGTGACGTTTGCTCCTTGTTTCCTCTGGATATTCCTTGGCGCGTCCTACATCGAAAGAGTTCGCGCCAACAAGGCGCTTTCGGGCGCTTTGGCCGCGATCACAGCGGCCGTGGTGGGTGTTATCCTCAACCTCGCCATCTGGTTCGCGATCCACACGGTCTTTCGCAGGACCGTCGCCCTGAATGGCTACGGGCTGTCGTTTGAGGCGCCCGTGCTGGGGAGCGTGGATTCATGGAGCTTCGCTCTCTCGGTTGGCGCCGCGATAGCGATCTTCCGGTTTCGCATCGGAATGCTCCAAACCCTCGCGTCCTGCTGCTTAGGCGGGATGGGGCTGTATCTCGCGGGGGCAATCTAG
- a CDS encoding DUF1259 domain-containing protein has translation MKEALTAVAALGLLIPASAFSAEMDWSQVDSAIGKKAAVVGTVHKYGLPRSDLHVTLDGVVVKPGLALGGWIAFEPTGRTTMMMGDLVLTETEVTPVMRALLANDVKVTGVHNHLLRASPATYYMHIDANGDPAKLAGIVREALAATKTPFEPSASPAGEPPKLGFDTAQVDEALGAQGKNNSGIYQFSIPRADSIKAGGMAVAPAMGTAIAINFEPTGDGKAAISGDFVAEGREVEPLLKALQSNAIEVTALHNHMLDDEPRLFFVHFWANDDAVKLAHALRAGLDTMHVAPRS, from the coding sequence ATGAAAGAGGCGCTCACGGCAGTCGCGGCGCTCGGCCTACTCATCCCCGCGTCGGCTTTCTCAGCGGAAATGGATTGGTCGCAAGTCGACTCTGCAATCGGCAAAAAGGCCGCGGTCGTCGGCACGGTGCATAAATACGGCCTGCCGCGCAGCGATCTCCACGTCACGCTCGATGGCGTCGTCGTCAAACCCGGCCTTGCGCTTGGCGGATGGATCGCATTCGAACCCACGGGCCGTACGACCATGATGATGGGCGACCTCGTGCTCACCGAAACCGAGGTGACGCCGGTCATGCGCGCCTTGCTGGCGAACGACGTCAAAGTGACGGGCGTGCATAACCACCTGCTGCGCGCGAGCCCCGCCACCTACTACATGCATATCGACGCGAATGGCGATCCCGCCAAACTGGCCGGGATCGTTCGCGAGGCGCTCGCGGCGACCAAGACTCCCTTCGAGCCATCAGCCAGCCCTGCGGGCGAACCTCCGAAGCTCGGGTTCGACACGGCGCAAGTGGATGAGGCGCTCGGCGCCCAAGGGAAAAACAACAGCGGCATCTATCAGTTCAGCATCCCCAGGGCCGACAGCATCAAGGCAGGCGGCATGGCGGTCGCCCCAGCTATGGGGACAGCTATCGCCATCAACTTCGAACCGACCGGAGACGGCAAAGCGGCGATCAGCGGGGATTTCGTGGCGGAAGGTAGGGAAGTTGAACCGCTCCTGAAAGCACTGCAATCCAACGCCATTGAGGTGACAGCGCTTCATAACCATATGCTCGACGACGAGCCGAGGCTCTTCTTCGTTCATTTCTGGGCCAACGACGACGCTGTGAAATTGGCTCATGCCTTGAGAGCGGGGCTCGACACCATGCATGTGGCGCCGAGGAGCTGA
- a CDS encoding IucA/IucC family protein: MKLDDVKRERSLLYMERYVDEGAKTYSVLASRTEAAACYRLESEQASFDLAAVFVPPERASVYEAGCPLSLSRRYLTEEGVLFPIHPETWGSDEVPGLIDIRALPQAPRIHVAPTASTRTVLVLDEENVPAYFIKLHYPFYISRFKRKLRRKDIHNAVAATRELAFINSPKFAYLPEVMGVIFGAGEEAWGYLLREATAYPPIGGRFLIPCFALYAGDRRDPGQAPLLVQLIDHYQADPASFVVDEIIAPVIECWSKVVHERGLLLRHRQLNDCRSHYEREVRLRDHAAPTPAAVISRQTAIASAR; encoded by the coding sequence GTGAAGCTCGACGACGTCAAGCGCGAGCGATCTCTCCTCTACATGGAGAGATATGTCGATGAAGGGGCGAAGACCTACAGCGTCCTCGCCTCGCGAACCGAAGCCGCGGCCTGCTATCGTCTTGAAAGCGAGCAGGCCTCATTCGATCTCGCCGCCGTGTTCGTTCCTCCCGAACGCGCCTCGGTCTATGAGGCTGGTTGTCCTTTAAGCCTTTCGAGGCGCTATCTCACAGAGGAAGGCGTCCTTTTCCCGATCCACCCTGAGACTTGGGGAAGCGATGAGGTTCCTGGGCTCATCGACATTCGCGCACTGCCGCAGGCTCCTCGAATTCACGTCGCCCCCACCGCTTCGACTCGGACGGTGCTGGTTCTCGATGAGGAGAACGTTCCGGCCTACTTCATCAAGCTCCACTATCCTTTCTACATCTCCCGCTTCAAACGAAAGCTCCGGCGCAAGGACATCCATAACGCGGTCGCCGCGACGCGCGAGCTTGCATTCATAAACTCACCGAAGTTTGCCTATCTGCCTGAGGTCATGGGGGTCATTTTTGGCGCCGGAGAAGAAGCGTGGGGCTATCTCTTACGGGAAGCAACGGCCTACCCGCCGATCGGCGGACGTTTCCTCATACCCTGCTTCGCGCTCTATGCGGGAGATCGGCGCGACCCCGGACAGGCGCCTTTGCTGGTGCAGCTGATCGACCATTATCAAGCCGACCCCGCGTCTTTTGTCGTCGATGAGATTATAGCGCCGGTCATCGAATGCTGGTCGAAGGTCGTGCACGAGCGCGGGCTTCTCCTACGGCACCGTCAACTTAACGACTGTCGGTCGCACTACGAGCGAGAGGTGCGGCTCAGAGATCATGCAGCTCCGACGCCGGCTGCCGTGATTTCGCGCCAGACGGCGATCGCCTCCGCGCGATGA
- a CDS encoding IS6 family transposase translates to MTSALSPSHYRRHRFPREVIAQAIWLYFRFPLSLRMVEEMLAARGVDVTCETIRRWAGKFGRDFAGAMRRRASQRGNKWHMDEVLVSIAGTKHWLWRAVDQDGFVLDVLAQRRRDRKAARRLMRKLLKKTARTPRVIITDKLASDGAAKKDMRLNVEHRSHKGLNNRAENSHQPTRRRERIMKRFKSARQAQRFLSIHDQLANLFHLPHPAHQTAATRRSHRAEAIAVWREITAAGVGAA, encoded by the coding sequence ATGACCAGCGCCCTGTCCCCCTCTCATTATCGTCGTCATCGCTTTCCGCGTGAAGTGATCGCGCAGGCCATCTGGCTCTACTTTCGCTTCCCCTTGAGCCTGCGTATGGTCGAAGAAATGCTTGCCGCACGCGGCGTCGACGTGACCTGCGAAACAATACGGCGCTGGGCTGGAAAGTTCGGACGTGATTTCGCAGGCGCGATGCGGCGCCGTGCGTCACAACGCGGTAATAAATGGCATATGGACGAAGTCCTCGTCTCCATCGCTGGAACAAAGCACTGGCTATGGCGCGCCGTCGACCAGGACGGCTTTGTTCTCGATGTTCTCGCGCAACGTCGTCGCGACAGGAAAGCCGCGAGACGCCTGATGCGCAAGCTGCTGAAGAAAACCGCTCGCACGCCGCGCGTCATCATCACGGACAAGCTCGCTTCCGACGGCGCGGCGAAAAAGGATATGCGCTTGAATGTCGAGCATCGCTCGCACAAAGGGTTGAACAACCGGGCGGAAAATTCGCATCAACCGACGCGACGGCGAGAGCGGATTATGAAGCGGTTCAAATCCGCTCGGCAGGCGCAACGGTTCTTATCCATCCACGATCAGCTCGCCAATCTTTTTCACCTTCCCCACCCCGCACATCAGACAGCCGCCACGCGCCGCTCTCATCGCGCGGAGGCGATCGCCGTCTGGCGCGAAATCACGGCAGCCGGCGTCGGAGCTGCATGA
- a CDS encoding MFS transporter yields MPVEHAVLAREAGDADRTQAFARYSLVGGLAGAAGALAAATPHLLMRMGWSQLEGLRAMFVSCAVLGLAGGLLYSRLPLSPSTPRADHAPVLGPSRKIVYKLAALFSLDAFAGGFLVQSLFALWLFHKGLSLSASSAFFFVSGILSSLSYPVASRISKRFGLVNTMVFTHIPASLCLIAAALSQSLGVTMAPSH; encoded by the coding sequence GTGCCTGTCGAGCACGCCGTTCTCGCACGCGAAGCAGGGGATGCCGACCGAACGCAAGCTTTCGCGCGTTACAGTCTCGTTGGCGGGTTGGCTGGCGCCGCGGGCGCACTGGCGGCTGCAACGCCCCATCTGCTGATGCGCATGGGATGGTCGCAGTTGGAGGGGCTCCGGGCGATGTTCGTTTCCTGTGCCGTGCTCGGCCTGGCAGGCGGCTTGCTTTACAGCCGCCTTCCATTATCTCCGTCCACGCCCCGAGCTGATCATGCCCCCGTTCTCGGCCCATCGCGCAAAATCGTCTACAAGCTGGCTGCGCTTTTCAGCCTCGACGCCTTTGCCGGAGGCTTCTTGGTCCAGTCGCTGTTCGCGCTCTGGCTCTTTCACAAGGGGCTTTCGCTCTCGGCGTCGAGCGCCTTCTTCTTCGTGTCGGGCATATTGTCTTCGCTCTCCTATCCCGTGGCGTCGCGCATCTCCAAGCGTTTCGGCTTGGTGAACACAATGGTCTTTACGCATATCCCGGCTAGCCTATGCCTTATCGCCGCGGCTCTGTCTCAATCTCTCGGAGTCACGATGGCACCGTCACATTAA